A genomic stretch from Natronomonas gomsonensis includes:
- a CDS encoding PGF-CTERM sorting domain-containing protein, whose product MSQTRQLSATLLSIAVVATMVGSVVLFGAAVAPAAASDHTKDEAEDLTEQADFEVVLPYSTDHYPGDQNEANGSIEYYAAGGDAFGEVGAEEGLWVDYVIIDAQWIDYSNCDVSNTKAFGIDRGNNNDGTQTDVDLVQKQKNVDFRDDGITIEIYDFSDFAGDPAYMAPEDAIVAAQGAGSQAGTCLTMTSEPGWYQVQGFINGTVADNGPDEEPSDSAEEVGFKLNSNYLYVCDCDSEQEAREQLGPPPNEDTQSTATPEPTATPEPTPTPEDTSESTATPEPTATPEPAATPDTSDSEETPEPTDAPADTAQSTDAPQNTEAQSDDDSTGMTPTAGEGPGFGPAVAVLALLASALAAIRRR is encoded by the coding sequence ATGAGTCAGACACGACAACTGAGTGCGACGTTGCTCTCCATCGCGGTCGTCGCGACGATGGTCGGGAGCGTCGTGCTATTCGGCGCTGCCGTCGCGCCGGCCGCTGCGAGCGACCACACGAAAGACGAAGCCGAAGACCTCACCGAGCAGGCCGACTTCGAGGTCGTGTTGCCGTACTCGACGGACCACTACCCAGGCGACCAGAACGAAGCCAACGGTAGCATCGAGTACTACGCCGCCGGCGGCGACGCCTTCGGCGAAGTCGGAGCGGAGGAGGGGCTGTGGGTCGACTACGTCATCATCGACGCCCAGTGGATAGATTACTCCAACTGCGACGTCTCGAACACGAAGGCCTTCGGTATCGACCGTGGCAACAACAACGACGGAACCCAGACCGACGTCGACCTCGTCCAGAAACAGAAGAACGTCGACTTCCGGGACGACGGCATCACCATCGAGATTTACGACTTCAGCGACTTCGCCGGTGACCCGGCGTACATGGCCCCCGAAGACGCCATCGTCGCCGCACAGGGCGCTGGCTCGCAGGCCGGTACCTGCCTGACGATGACGAGCGAACCCGGCTGGTATCAGGTCCAAGGGTTCATCAACGGCACCGTCGCCGACAACGGCCCCGACGAAGAACCCTCCGACAGCGCCGAAGAAGTCGGCTTCAAACTGAACTCGAATTACCTCTACGTCTGTGACTGCGACAGCGAACAGGAGGCCCGCGAACAACTCGGCCCGCCGCCGAACGAGGACACCCAGTCCACCGCCACGCCGGAGCCGACCGCGACGCCCGAACCGACTCCGACACCCGAGGACACGTCCGAATCGACGGCGACACCGGAGCCGACCGCGACGCCCGAACCGGCTGCAACGCCCGACACCTCGGACTCCGAGGAGACCCCCGAACCGACCGACGCACCCGCGGACACGGCACAGTCGACCGACGCGCCCCAGAACACCGAGGCGCAGTCGGACGACGACTCGACGGGCATGACGCCGACCGCCGGCGAAGGCCCCGGATTCGGCCCCGCCGTCGCTGTCCTCGCGTTGCTCGCCAGCGCCCTCGCCGCCATCCGGCGCAGATAA
- a CDS encoding 50S ribosomal protein L16, with protein sequence MSDKPASMYRDIDKPAYTRREYITGIPGSKVAQYKMGRIDAEPDDYPVQISLIVDEEVQIRHGSLEAARLSANRRMLKELGEGGDYKMILRKFPHQVIRENKQATGAGADRVSDGMRQAFGKIVGTAARIPKGERLFTVWCNPEDAAVAKDAFRRAYNKISPPCTVKVERGEELLIA encoded by the coding sequence ATGAGTGACAAGCCCGCCTCTATGTACCGGGACATCGACAAGCCCGCGTACACGCGACGGGAGTACATCACGGGCATTCCGGGGTCGAAGGTCGCCCAGTACAAGATGGGCCGAATCGACGCCGAGCCCGACGATTACCCGGTCCAGATTAGTCTCATCGTCGACGAGGAAGTCCAGATTCGACACGGTTCGCTTGAGGCCGCGCGCCTCTCGGCGAACCGCCGAATGCTGAAGGAACTCGGCGAGGGCGGCGACTACAAGATGATTCTCCGGAAGTTCCCCCACCAGGTCATCCGGGAGAACAAACAGGCGACCGGCGCCGGCGCAGACCGTGTTTCCGACGGGATGCGACAGGCCTTCGGGAAAATCGTCGGCACGGCCGCCCGGATTCCGAAGGGCGAACGGCTGTTCACCGTCTGGTGTAACCCCGAGGACGCCGCCGTGGCGAAGGACGCCTTCCGTCGCGCGTACAACAAGATTTCCCCGCCGTGTACCGTCAAAGTCGAGCGCGGCGAGGAACTCCTCATCGCGTAA
- a CDS encoding creatininase family protein — protein sequence MNLPESTWTDVRDADTDLAVLPVGSTEQHGPHAPLGVDYMTAEVIAEAGVERYAADFDGEAVVGPTIPVGIAEEHRDFDGTLWVSEDTFRAYVRETMESLAHHGFDRIVVVNGHGGNVDALRECCGRISRDGDGYAVAYTWFDAVATEELGHGGPAETSFMRHLRPELVHEERTEEAAEGAAEQWGEWLNGTNLAYDSAEFTESGVVGDPRNGSEELGEELLEEAAGALSELLDAVAVRAV from the coding sequence ATGAACCTCCCAGAGTCGACCTGGACCGACGTCCGGGACGCCGACACCGACCTCGCAGTCCTCCCGGTCGGAAGCACCGAACAGCACGGCCCTCACGCGCCGTTGGGCGTCGATTACATGACCGCCGAAGTGATTGCGGAGGCCGGCGTCGAGCGGTACGCCGCCGACTTCGACGGTGAGGCCGTCGTCGGGCCGACCATCCCCGTCGGCATCGCCGAGGAGCACCGCGACTTCGACGGCACGCTGTGGGTCAGCGAGGATACCTTCCGCGCGTACGTCCGTGAGACGATGGAGAGCCTCGCCCACCACGGCTTCGACCGAATCGTCGTCGTCAACGGCCACGGCGGCAACGTCGACGCTTTACGCGAGTGTTGCGGCCGAATCAGCCGCGACGGCGACGGCTACGCGGTGGCCTACACGTGGTTCGACGCCGTCGCCACCGAGGAACTGGGTCACGGCGGCCCCGCGGAAACGTCGTTCATGCGGCATCTGCGGCCGGAGTTGGTGCACGAAGAGCGAACCGAGGAGGCGGCCGAGGGTGCCGCCGAGCAGTGGGGCGAGTGGCTCAACGGGACGAACCTCGCTTATGACTCCGCGGAGTTCACCGAATCGGGCGTCGTCGGCGACCCTCGGAACGGTTCCGAGGAACTGGGCGAGGAACTGCTGGAGGAAGCCGCAGGAGCGCTCTCGGAGTTGCTCGATGCGGTCGCGGTGCGGGCGGTCTGA
- a CDS encoding DUF5790 family protein, producing MSQATLDDDELFDEAATEMREDVESSLADAREALPGADAVWDTDADNTLGVLNALKGALDTGDAEDHLRDAKKWFAMGKKADAFEDADDLEADIAELEDLLEDIVTAHEQVSELASTVPELRGALEDAESADDEDDE from the coding sequence ATGAGTCAGGCAACGCTCGACGACGACGAGCTGTTCGACGAGGCGGCCACAGAGATGCGCGAGGACGTGGAGTCCAGTCTCGCGGACGCCCGTGAGGCACTCCCGGGGGCCGATGCCGTCTGGGACACCGACGCCGACAACACCCTCGGCGTGTTGAACGCGCTGAAAGGGGCACTGGACACCGGCGACGCCGAAGACCACCTCCGGGACGCCAAGAAGTGGTTCGCGATGGGCAAGAAGGCCGACGCCTTCGAGGATGCCGACGACCTCGAAGCCGACATCGCGGAACTGGAGGACCTCCTCGAGGACATCGTCACCGCCCACGAACAGGTGAGCGAACTCGCCTCGACGGTGCCGGAACTCCGCGGCGCGCTCGAAGACGCCGAAAGCGCTGACGACGAAGACGACGAGTAA
- a CDS encoding DUF7544 domain-containing protein — MALHALDAIDDALTATRRFRPRGLFEWIWVTVVAALVATPGISIPTGGTGGGGVTPEQRSALEEALPATLPEWVPLVVAALGVVWLGFVVLGALLEFPFLRWLRDGKRTTIEEIAAHWRQALGLAAFRVALSLVGFAALGALVATATGPTPTPTDYLFALSEYGIVLALVGIPTSIVAAFTTAFVVPTMVLTERGVLGGWRRFWSTLTAAPKQFLAYAVGVALLATVGGILVSIAAVVGFLAAAIVGGLVGLAVAATAVGVSGVVVALAVGILGAILVGAVVYAVLQVFLRYYALLVLGAVDADLDFLSDRRSTLDGADAEAAAPSE, encoded by the coding sequence ATGGCCCTCCACGCCCTCGACGCGATAGACGACGCACTGACCGCCACGCGACGGTTCCGGCCACGCGGCCTATTCGAGTGGATCTGGGTGACCGTCGTCGCCGCACTCGTTGCCACTCCGGGCATCAGCATCCCGACCGGCGGGACCGGTGGCGGCGGTGTGACACCCGAACAGCGCAGCGCACTCGAGGAGGCGCTGCCGGCGACGCTCCCCGAGTGGGTGCCGCTCGTGGTCGCCGCACTCGGCGTCGTCTGGCTCGGCTTCGTCGTCCTCGGCGCGCTCCTGGAGTTCCCCTTCCTCCGGTGGCTCCGAGACGGCAAGCGGACGACAATAGAGGAGATAGCCGCCCACTGGAGACAGGCGCTCGGACTGGCAGCGTTCAGGGTCGCACTCTCGCTCGTGGGGTTCGCCGCCCTCGGTGCGTTAGTCGCAACCGCGACGGGACCGACTCCGACCCCGACGGACTACCTCTTCGCGCTGAGCGAGTACGGAATCGTCCTCGCGCTCGTCGGGATTCCGACCAGCATCGTCGCCGCGTTCACGACGGCGTTCGTCGTCCCGACGATGGTGCTGACCGAGCGCGGCGTCCTCGGCGGGTGGCGGCGCTTCTGGTCGACGCTGACGGCCGCACCCAAGCAGTTCCTCGCCTACGCGGTCGGCGTCGCACTGCTCGCGACCGTCGGCGGCATCCTCGTCTCAATCGCGGCGGTGGTCGGGTTCCTCGCGGCGGCTATCGTCGGCGGACTCGTCGGCCTCGCGGTGGCAGCCACTGCGGTCGGCGTCTCCGGCGTGGTCGTCGCGTTGGCCGTCGGGATACTCGGCGCGATACTCGTCGGTGCGGTCGTCTACGCGGTCCTACAGGTCTTCCTCCGGTACTACGCCCTGCTCGTGTTGGGGGCGGTCGATGCCGACCTCGACTTTCTGTCCGACCGACGGTCGACCCTCGACGGAGCAGACGCCGAGGCGGCCGCGCCTTCGGAGTAA
- a CDS encoding LVIVD repeat-containing protein, with translation MKDNIDELGAKTRRSVLKAIGATLGVGAMGQAAGHRWSGSNNTTDGPQADTTDDGIPENVGLSKNSEVFGYHSLGDEGPARTGGRARSPHFGGITEIDVHGDYAYVSMFSARGSSSGRGLAIVNIAQFNRAKTLEELDQAELVVESFLRNQNPATAMMDVKADDTGDYVFVGTQPITALFGELGADQELNDRDSSSSGPNTGSLLAIDVSDKRRPKLVDTAEGFSTGIHNCFHHRIDGQDYVFACKDINEGEAGLYVFRFDRQELGLTLVNRWTPSGDDAQGDTGFGGLNFYCHDVHVQNDPKNGTPTIYLSYWDGGTVILDGSDPMDLEQIGLFPMLQGHYAVPAPDTVTVDGEERRVAFASHEEPSVDFENPREGKPNPGSTGTIYLVDTDDIYDTDGVVECGELANYTWQDEVKFEGFELSPHNSDPAFHDGELWLHVGHYHGGTRFLKVTPDSDRGTTISDDPELGDGVYVGTNGRGNTAGVTAPASAGSWQVVDGVPTDRANDATDWELSEPNGADFARPVEDVPEESKMTGLSSAQPNVWGAINHRGITYSADINQGVFAIKHDDIGARGAIPFVDVERDAGRSVYTADQAGRIRLTVADADEDVFLRDRIPSDWEVVAGDDHETYDLGGQVAVEFDATAAPGETLTYFAESPNEGPGDTGTQIFGPVEFSDDGGETWRALSGTMSSPVLAGIDQNDPTAAVGGLTAGTAAGLTGFTYTQRERLRERAAEFFDREE, from the coding sequence ATGAAAGACAACATCGACGAACTCGGCGCGAAGACGAGGCGGTCGGTGCTGAAGGCCATCGGCGCGACGCTCGGCGTCGGCGCGATGGGACAGGCGGCGGGACATCGCTGGAGCGGGTCGAACAACACCACCGACGGACCGCAGGCCGACACCACCGATGACGGGATTCCGGAGAACGTGGGGCTATCGAAGAACAGCGAGGTGTTCGGCTATCACAGCCTCGGCGACGAGGGACCGGCCCGAACGGGCGGTCGCGCCCGGTCGCCGCACTTCGGCGGCATCACCGAAATCGACGTTCACGGCGACTACGCCTACGTGAGCATGTTCTCCGCTCGCGGTTCGAGCAGCGGTCGCGGCCTCGCAATCGTCAATATCGCACAATTCAACCGGGCGAAGACGCTCGAGGAACTCGACCAGGCCGAACTCGTCGTCGAGTCGTTCCTCCGCAACCAGAACCCCGCGACGGCGATGATGGACGTGAAAGCCGACGACACGGGCGATTACGTCTTCGTCGGCACCCAACCCATCACCGCGCTGTTCGGCGAACTGGGCGCCGACCAAGAACTGAACGACCGCGATTCCTCTTCGAGCGGCCCGAACACCGGCAGCCTGCTCGCAATCGACGTCTCCGACAAGCGCCGTCCCAAACTCGTCGATACGGCAGAGGGCTTCTCGACGGGGATCCACAACTGCTTCCATCACCGCATCGACGGACAGGACTACGTCTTCGCGTGTAAGGACATCAACGAGGGCGAAGCCGGGTTGTACGTGTTCCGATTCGACCGACAGGAACTCGGGTTGACGCTCGTCAACCGCTGGACGCCGTCGGGCGACGACGCCCAAGGCGACACCGGCTTCGGCGGACTCAACTTCTACTGCCACGACGTCCACGTCCAGAACGACCCGAAGAACGGCACGCCGACCATCTACCTCTCCTATTGGGACGGCGGCACCGTCATCCTCGATGGTTCGGACCCGATGGACCTCGAACAGATAGGACTCTTTCCGATGCTGCAGGGCCACTACGCGGTGCCGGCTCCCGATACGGTCACCGTCGACGGCGAGGAGCGTCGGGTCGCCTTCGCCAGTCACGAGGAACCGAGCGTCGACTTCGAAAACCCCCGCGAGGGCAAGCCCAACCCCGGCAGTACGGGCACCATCTACCTCGTCGACACCGACGACATCTACGACACCGACGGCGTCGTCGAGTGTGGCGAACTCGCCAACTACACGTGGCAAGACGAGGTGAAATTCGAGGGCTTCGAGTTGAGCCCACACAACTCCGACCCCGCCTTCCACGACGGGGAGTTGTGGCTCCACGTCGGTCACTACCACGGCGGAACGCGCTTCCTGAAAGTGACCCCGGACTCCGACCGCGGAACGACCATCAGCGACGACCCCGAACTCGGCGACGGTGTCTACGTCGGGACTAACGGCCGCGGCAACACCGCGGGCGTCACCGCACCGGCCAGCGCCGGTTCCTGGCAGGTCGTCGACGGCGTTCCGACCGACCGCGCTAACGACGCCACCGACTGGGAGCTCTCGGAGCCGAACGGCGCCGACTTCGCCCGCCCCGTCGAGGATGTCCCCGAGGAGTCGAAGATGACGGGCCTCTCCAGCGCCCAACCGAACGTCTGGGGCGCCATCAACCACCGCGGCATCACGTACTCGGCGGACATCAATCAGGGCGTCTTCGCCATCAAACACGACGACATCGGCGCACGGGGAGCCATCCCATTCGTCGACGTCGAGCGCGACGCCGGCCGGTCCGTCTACACCGCAGACCAGGCCGGCCGCATCCGCCTCACGGTCGCCGACGCCGACGAGGACGTTTTCCTCCGTGACCGCATCCCAAGCGACTGGGAGGTCGTCGCTGGCGACGACCACGAAACCTACGACCTCGGCGGGCAGGTGGCCGTCGAGTTCGATGCGACGGCCGCGCCCGGCGAGACGCTGACGTACTTCGCCGAATCGCCGAACGAGGGTCCCGGCGACACGGGAACGCAAATCTTCGGCCCCGTCGAGTTCAGCGACGACGGCGGCGAGACGTGGCGGGCGCTCTCGGGGACGATGAGTTCGCCAGTGTTGGCGGGTATCGACCAGAACGACCCGACCGCAGCAGTAGGTGGGCTGACGGCCGGCACCGCGGCCGGCCTCACCGGGTTCACCTACACCCAACGCGAACGGCTCCGTGAACGTGCCGCGGAGTTCTTCGACCGCGAGGAGTAA
- a CDS encoding iron transporter yields the protein MNRRTFLTASAAAVGSLAGCAGGESAPESTPRSMDSPRPTGTPPYYEGVDLPDGVYVQPFENAMSMQGRAEAGPYRIALMYAAPHRFWLVEGDRASERPIRPADDLHLMAVVWDAETGQVVPETGLSVEIARDGETVSEEVIYPMLSQSMGFHYGGNFILDGDGRYEVEVTVGGLPIRATGDFEGRFDAPQSATLSLSFTESEREAVAVERLEEYGERGAASPTRMDALPSPLTVEDVPREALDTASTHDAEVVPTVLDGDAAPVGDRYLAAYLRTPYNRMAIPGAAWSATVRRGGGVLTEVDLRRTFDPEVGYHYGAELSTALRAGDEVVFTPATPPQVARHEGYERAFLELESVSFTV from the coding sequence ATGAACAGGCGGACGTTCCTGACGGCCAGCGCCGCCGCCGTCGGGTCGTTGGCTGGCTGTGCCGGCGGCGAGTCGGCGCCGGAGTCGACCCCTCGGTCGATGGATTCGCCGCGGCCGACCGGGACGCCGCCGTACTACGAGGGCGTCGACCTCCCCGACGGCGTGTACGTCCAGCCCTTCGAGAACGCGATGTCGATGCAGGGGCGGGCCGAAGCCGGACCGTATCGCATCGCGCTGATGTACGCCGCCCCGCATCGCTTCTGGCTCGTCGAGGGCGATCGCGCCAGCGAGCGACCCATCCGCCCGGCTGACGACCTACATCTCATGGCCGTCGTCTGGGACGCCGAAACCGGGCAGGTGGTCCCCGAGACGGGGCTGTCGGTCGAGATAGCCAGAGATGGCGAGACGGTCAGCGAGGAGGTCATCTACCCGATGCTCTCCCAGAGCATGGGCTTTCACTACGGCGGGAACTTCATCCTCGACGGCGACGGCCGCTATGAGGTCGAGGTGACCGTCGGCGGCCTCCCGATTCGGGCGACAGGCGACTTCGAAGGTCGGTTCGATGCACCACAGTCGGCTACTCTTTCGCTTTCCTTTACTGAATCCGAACGAGAGGCCGTCGCCGTCGAACGGCTCGAAGAATACGGCGAACGCGGCGCTGCGTCGCCGACGCGGATGGATGCTCTCCCCTCGCCGTTGACCGTCGAGGACGTTCCGAGAGAGGCACTCGACACCGCCTCGACGCACGACGCCGAGGTCGTCCCGACGGTACTCGACGGCGACGCGGCGCCGGTCGGAGACCGGTATCTCGCCGCGTACCTCCGGACGCCGTACAATCGGATGGCGATTCCCGGAGCGGCGTGGTCGGCGACGGTTCGCCGCGGTGGTGGGGTTCTCACGGAGGTGGACCTCCGGCGGACGTTCGACCCCGAGGTAGGGTATCACTACGGCGCCGAACTGTCGACTGCGCTTCGGGCGGGCGACGAGGTCGTCTTCACGCCGGCAACGCCGCCGCAGGTCGCCCGCCACGAGGGCTACGAGCGGGCGTTTCTGGAGTTGGAGTCAGTGTCGTTCACCGTCTAA
- a CDS encoding dihydroneopterin aldolase family protein, which yields MDPTTPQEACFEAGIKFGTLYHQFAGTPVSPTSSASLETAIEEAIENQPFCASVTVDILDDALAAELDGQSADYTELTGRFMEVEMDIDYEGCRVRASMAMDGDYPRMRVESVEGERGP from the coding sequence ATGGACCCGACGACGCCACAGGAGGCCTGCTTCGAGGCCGGCATCAAGTTCGGCACGCTGTATCACCAGTTTGCGGGCACGCCCGTCTCGCCGACCAGCAGCGCGAGCCTCGAAACCGCAATCGAGGAGGCAATCGAAAACCAGCCGTTCTGTGCGTCGGTCACCGTCGACATCCTCGACGACGCGCTGGCCGCCGAACTCGACGGGCAATCGGCCGACTACACGGAACTGACCGGCCGGTTCATGGAAGTCGAGATGGACATCGACTACGAGGGCTGTCGCGTCCGCGCGTCGATGGCGATGGACGGCGACTACCCGCGCATGCGCGTCGAGAGCGTCGAAGGAGAGCGTGGCCCTTAG
- a CDS encoding translation initiation factor IF-2 subunit beta has translation MEYEASLDRALDAVPDIQSGGDRLSVPDAQAQADGAFTRFNNLDAVADALARETDHLHRFVQRALATSGKLEEGVGRYNGNFDERDFEAAVEDYTEEYVRCSECGLPDTRLVQEDRTMMLRCDACGAFRPVKKGGGSSSTRQQRDEVKPGETYTVEVTDTGRKGDGVAHRGDYTIFVPGASEGDVVEVYIENTSGNLAFSRIA, from the coding sequence ATGGAGTACGAAGCCAGCCTCGACCGAGCGCTGGACGCCGTCCCCGACATTCAGTCGGGTGGCGACCGGCTCTCGGTCCCCGACGCCCAGGCGCAAGCGGACGGCGCCTTTACCCGGTTCAACAACCTCGATGCGGTCGCCGACGCGCTGGCCCGCGAGACGGACCACCTCCACCGGTTCGTCCAGCGCGCCCTCGCGACCTCCGGGAAACTGGAGGAGGGCGTCGGCCGCTACAACGGCAACTTCGACGAGCGGGACTTCGAGGCCGCCGTCGAGGACTACACCGAGGAGTACGTCCGCTGTAGCGAGTGTGGCCTCCCGGACACCCGACTCGTCCAGGAAGACCGGACGATGATGCTTCGCTGTGACGCCTGCGGTGCGTTCCGACCGGTGAAGAAGGGCGGCGGCTCTTCGAGCACCCGACAGCAGCGCGACGAAGTCAAGCCCGGCGAGACGTACACGGTCGAAGTGACCGACACCGGCCGGAAGGGCGACGGCGTCGCCCACCGCGGCGATTACACGATTTTCGTTCCCGGCGCCAGCGAGGGCGACGTGGTCGAGGTGTACATCGAGAACACGAGCGGCAATCTCGCCTTCTCCAGAATCGCCTGA
- a CDS encoding aconitate hydratase, protein MGQTIAEKILDDHLVEGELETGEEIGIEIDQVLTQDTTGTFVWLQFEALGMDEVQTELAAQYCDHQTYQFDFKNTDDHRFLRSAAGKYGAYFSRPGNGICHNVHKENFAAPGKTLLGSDSHTPTPGGLGQLAIGAGGIDISVAMGGGAYYIEMPEVVNVRLEGELPEWATAKDIALHLLGELSVKGGVGKIFEYTGPGVENLTVPERTTITNLGTELGATTSIFPTDEKTKEWLSLFGREDEYVDLEPDDDAEYADQITVDLSELEPLIACPSMPDKVVPVREVAGTDVDQVIIGSCTNGAYEDILPGAKMLEGRTTDKKTEMIVAPGSKQASEMLAREGWTAEMMAAGVNFSEATCGACIGIGHVPASDSVSLRTFNRNFEGRSGIENDNVYLCSPEVATAAAIAGEIVDPRDLADELGDLEDPGFEMGDKYGPGMAQDDPDLIAPDEAVDDELIKGPNIGDVPLKDELDAELSGPALLKMEDNITTDHIIPATQDILMYRSNIPKLSEFTLSRVDDTFAQRALDSDGGFLVAGENYGQGSSREHAALCPMYLGIEGVLAQSFARIHKANLFNFGLIPLEIDEADYENIEQGDDIEIVDDVAEAVRSGQEEFTVRVNDDWELTASLDASEREREILANGGKLPHVKKQHDESSGAAPADD, encoded by the coding sequence ATGGGACAGACGATTGCAGAAAAAATCCTCGACGACCACCTCGTCGAGGGCGAACTCGAGACCGGTGAGGAAATCGGAATCGAGATCGACCAGGTTCTGACACAGGACACGACGGGTACGTTCGTGTGGCTGCAGTTCGAGGCGCTCGGGATGGACGAAGTCCAGACGGAACTCGCCGCGCAGTACTGCGACCACCAGACGTATCAGTTCGACTTCAAGAACACGGACGACCACCGCTTCCTTCGCTCGGCGGCCGGCAAGTACGGCGCGTACTTCAGCCGCCCCGGCAACGGCATTTGTCACAACGTCCACAAGGAGAACTTCGCCGCGCCCGGCAAGACGCTCCTCGGTTCGGACAGCCACACGCCGACGCCCGGCGGGCTCGGCCAGCTCGCCATCGGTGCCGGCGGTATCGACATCTCCGTCGCCATGGGTGGCGGCGCCTACTACATCGAGATGCCCGAAGTCGTCAACGTTCGCCTCGAGGGCGAACTCCCCGAGTGGGCGACCGCAAAGGACATCGCGCTGCACCTGCTCGGCGAACTGTCCGTGAAGGGCGGCGTCGGCAAAATCTTCGAGTACACCGGCCCCGGCGTCGAGAACCTCACCGTCCCCGAGCGGACGACGATTACGAACCTCGGGACGGAACTCGGCGCGACCACCTCCATCTTCCCGACCGACGAGAAGACCAAGGAGTGGCTCTCGCTGTTCGGCCGCGAAGACGAGTACGTCGACCTCGAACCCGACGACGACGCCGAGTACGCCGACCAGATCACGGTCGACCTCTCGGAGCTCGAACCGCTCATCGCGTGTCCGAGCATGCCCGACAAGGTCGTGCCCGTCCGCGAGGTCGCCGGCACGGACGTCGACCAGGTCATCATCGGCTCCTGTACGAACGGTGCCTACGAGGACATCCTCCCCGGCGCGAAGATGCTCGAAGGCCGCACCACGGACAAGAAGACCGAGATGATTGTCGCGCCCGGTTCGAAGCAGGCCTCCGAGATGCTCGCCCGTGAGGGCTGGACCGCCGAGATGATGGCGGCCGGCGTCAACTTCTCCGAGGCGACGTGTGGTGCCTGTATCGGCATCGGCCACGTTCCCGCCTCCGACTCCGTCTCGCTGCGGACGTTCAACCGCAACTTCGAGGGTCGCTCCGGCATCGAGAACGACAACGTCTACCTCTGTTCGCCGGAGGTCGCCACCGCGGCCGCCATCGCCGGCGAAATCGTCGACCCGCGTGACCTCGCCGACGAACTCGGCGACCTCGAGGACCCCGGCTTCGAGATGGGCGACAAGTACGGCCCCGGTATGGCCCAGGACGACCCCGACCTCATCGCGCCCGACGAGGCCGTCGACGACGAGCTCATCAAGGGCCCCAACATCGGCGACGTGCCGCTGAAGGACGAACTCGACGCCGAACTGTCGGGTCCGGCCCTGCTGAAGATGGAGGACAACATCACGACCGACCACATCATCCCTGCGACGCAGGACATCCTGATGTACCGGTCGAACATCCCGAAGCTCTCGGAGTTCACGCTCTCGCGTGTCGACGACACGTTCGCACAGCGTGCTCTCGACAGCGACGGCGGCTTCCTCGTCGCCGGCGAGAACTACGGACAGGGCTCCTCGCGTGAGCACGCGGCGCTGTGTCCGATGTACCTCGGCATCGAGGGCGTCCTCGCACAGAGCTTCGCCCGCATCCACAAGGCGAACCTGTTCAACTTCGGTCTCATCCCGCTGGAAATCGACGAGGCCGACTACGAGAACATCGAACAGGGCGACGACATCGAAATCGTCGACGACGTCGCAGAGGCCGTCCGCTCCGGTCAGGAAGAGTTCACGGTCCGCGTCAACGACGACTGGGAACTCACCGCGTCGCTGGACGCCTCCGAGCGCGAGCGCGAAATCCTCGCCAACGGTGGCAAGCTCCCCCACGTCAAGAAGCAGCACGACGAGAGCTCCGGCGCCGCTCCTGCGGACGACTGA
- the rimI gene encoding ribosomal protein S18-alanine N-acetyltransferase gives MTTTAPQADVGVRQATRGDLLSVFRIEKRSFPQAWPYAAFERFLDEPGFLVAEATEEADGSNPGEIVGYVVADSVPNHGVSIGHVKDLAVTPERRGEGIGRLLLSRALATLATQSVGRVKLEVRESNDAALSLYREFGFEIHHAVPGYYDNGEDAYVMVREL, from the coding sequence GTGACTACGACGGCGCCGCAGGCCGACGTGGGGGTGCGTCAGGCAACTCGTGGGGACCTCCTGTCGGTGTTCCGCATCGAGAAGCGGTCGTTCCCGCAGGCGTGGCCCTACGCGGCGTTCGAGCGATTTCTGGACGAACCCGGGTTTCTGGTCGCGGAGGCGACCGAGGAAGCCGACGGCTCGAACCCGGGCGAAATCGTCGGCTACGTCGTCGCCGACAGCGTCCCGAATCACGGTGTTTCCATCGGCCACGTCAAGGACCTCGCGGTCACCCCCGAACGCCGGGGCGAGGGTATCGGCCGCCTACTGCTCTCGCGTGCGCTCGCGACGCTTGCGACCCAGAGCGTCGGCCGCGTGAAACTGGAGGTCCGAGAGAGCAACGATGCGGCGCTGTCGCTGTATCGGGAGTTCGGCTTCGAAATCCACCACGCCGTTCCGGGGTATTACGACAACGGCGAGGACGCGTACGTGATGGTCCGCGAGTTGTAA